GCACGCCGGCCTGCCGAAAGGCCGAAGCGACCCGAACGGTTTGATCCACCGTGATGCCCTTGTCCATTTTGGCCAGCAGGCGATCGGACGCTACTTCAAGGCCGGCGCTGACGGCGATGCAGCCTGATGCGGCCAAGAGCCGGCAGAGATCCGGCGTGAAGGCTTCCTCGAAACGGATGTTGCCCCACCAGGAGATCGTCAAGCCCTTTTCCAACAGCCGCAGCGCCAGCGATTTGAGCGAGGCCGGAGGGGCGGCCTCATCGACAAAGTGGAACCCGCGCCGGCCTGTTTCCTGGATCAATGTCTCGATGCGTCCGAGCAAGACCTCCGTGGCCGCAGCTTCATAGTTGCCGATGTAATCCAGCCCGACATCGCAAAAGGTGCAGCGCTTCCAGTAGCAGCCGTGGGCGACGGTCAGTTTGTTCCAATGACCGTCGGACCAGAGGCGATGCATTGCATTGGTCGTGTCAAGGATCGAGAGGTAGCGATCAAGCGGAAGGCCGTCGTAGGTCGGCGTGCCGATCTCCTGTATCGAAAAGTCCGATTCCGAGGCGGCGGACGTAAAGACCACGCTGTTCTGCTGGCGAAAATAGGTTCGGCACAGCGAGGTCACTGACCTCCGACTGGACAGGTATTCCGCGAGGCAGAGCAGCGGCCGTTCTCCATCGTCCAAGGTGACAAAGTCCACATAGTTGAAGACTCTGGGGTCTTGCAACCGACGAAGTTCCGTGTTGGCATAGCCGCCGCCCAGCGCGACGGTCACGGTTGGATCAGTCGCCTTGAGCCATTGAGCGATCCGAAAGGCTCCGTAGAGGTTCCCCGGAAAGGGCACGGTGAGGCCGACTAACGAAGCTCGAACGGCTGTCATATGTCGAGCCAGCGCCTCAAGCATCAGGCGATCGGTCAGCGACGGGGTGGCGGATAGCGATTGAAGAACTTGATCGAACGATGAAGCGGAGGTGCCCACATGCTCGGCATAACGGCTCAAGGCAAACTGAGGAGCGACAGTTGCTTGGATCAGGTCCGCAATGTCTTCGAGATAAAGCGTGGCCAGATGTTTGGCCTGATCCAAGGTGGACAAAGTGCCTGAACGCTTGTCCGAATCCAGGAGGCGCGCAAATCTGGGACCCTG
The DNA window shown above is from Nitrospira tepida and carries:
- a CDS encoding B12-binding domain-containing radical SAM protein — protein: MLIIPPLTQLNTPYPSTAYLTGFLRSRGYETFQADLGIELVLSLFSKKGLQEVFETIRPQSDNLPGEARQMLALEQAYVHSIDEVVAFLQGRDPSLATRICQGRFLPQGPRFARLLDSDKRSGTLSTLDQAKHLATLYLEDIADLIQATVAPQFALSRYAEHVGTSASSFDQVLQSLSATPSLTDRLMLEALARHMTAVRASLVGLTVPFPGNLYGAFRIAQWLKATDPTVTVALGGGYANTELRRLQDPRVFNYVDFVTLDDGERPLLCLAEYLSSRRSVTSLCRTYFRQQNSVVFTSAASESDFSIQEIGTPTYDGLPLDRYLSILDTTNAMHRLWSDGHWNKLTVAHGCYWKRCTFCDVGLDYIGNYEAAATEVLLGRIETLIQETGRRGFHFVDEAAPPASLKSLALRLLEKGLTISWWGNIRFEEAFTPDLCRLLAASGCIAVSAGLEVASDRLLAKMDKGITVDQTVRVASAFRQAGVLIHAYLMYGFPSETIQETVDSLERVRQLFAADLIQSAFWHKFVATAHSPIGLDPGRHGIGILGPAFQGFAENDLVHEDRSARVPDWLGLGLRTALSAYMERQGFERPVHRWFTHRAPVTTVPRDWIARAVKPSKPAGRSLADHNRQLVWIGGQPVIEQTDRQRCTVILPNETEDRRIRLDKPQAQWLLELIAAANTRNKQSPPAYRRLAEMRETYPFGGPSAFDSWSRKSAWRTVKQAGLLLV